In one Fibrobacter sp. UWB5 genomic region, the following are encoded:
- a CDS encoding fibro-slime domain-containing protein, with product MTLLVVNTFAQDCVAIAHVIYDGNNLFYADNEANFKYKQLSKEDDGTFKVCFTQERLEGSDRQGREDVRQLRFGSFCAEGKDSCASYLNEGNEPFLAELFPEYKNGVDSQQVFQVWLQINPDGTLTKTTTKPVIVEPAKKTIRFLAPWSNTGVVIMLNGKADYTTPVGSPYCGWFEYRAVLTPKDAYVSFKQTIGDLHIGAEGASKEEIPVEQEIKLDSLLQISDTVWIVGSKYSEPELYTEFPGELGDCPIKKLPVMMFDWLHGPGSDEENTKAQAGTTSQDFGTGGCKNDNGHQVMRNMVERELGPNGVPVPASNFPSNCKTTEHLGNWFLPEVVATDAAGNSYTNATCRDLELSLTDDGFWFGQKNKESPEKGLFFLDDFQFLDEAGTVPNPMYDSILGDSTIGRHNYGFTMKIQATFEYVPGQYFEFLGDDDVWVFINNKLVVDIGGQHTQIEGKVKLDTIGKNNPADKLIPGETYSFHIFYAERHRNESNFKMRTSMDLKAEASMFLTDLSDDPKLIIKEVWQIVRETVLACDFSTSPEKQHTERGPSNFTLYGKSLDKNGIALKTLDSAYYSGITVSDDFTKITIDTKAITKAQALPPGNYYVRVRLKSNPDDYKDIPFTIEPYELPNLAFASVKDSTYFIVDFDTQDTINFTEYWSAFGNEVSRDVSSDSLPINLDKTEKMWAGRSYPVHIMYAEEWASIYSGIAVQVKASTPNLTICDSTGKPITEIVLMEGRASFYVKATDEVVDGVLTLTTAGAKNKEIHWTKINIAVPPVPQIEAAYIYDRTGDGRADSIWIKLNKAIDNRTVIDSVKYIFQEENEDYKKTKVAYKISNYKVGDISISLSAEGSSFEPSIFTGRRTNNSDLFSLVNIWYTYTGDDGKPAIFPVDGSLTDKVGPVIVAAEVKYLKDGNTQLALEFSEGINGTDANTEFFRFHCWKNNVQDSAVKSASDILTTPENEWKLIFPKGLDTDVVPAVGDSVRFMPPSQLGMALDLVDVGPHELNPWIRITGEQKVTVTSPKVVSLSTESETFDSARAIIRSEEATVPKLVGGETVLTAEQVAAEYGTQGHYLGDLDMAELVENEIAEIVKAVQNPDNGKLVNKDEAKAAEKEGVIPRTYTIEEVIAKVESGEMSIKDAQKKFDLNPVIVDAYENGLLNKENLKNYQSGTPADVQKIVSSVADKTELRYESIYYSSLGHYVNSHSGTITCNDDIFKANGSKNCLENNGRLFLAWNMRSDSGRLAATGVYIARLKFRIKVNTKVITDRTQDFLWGVRRGQVNAIDLGI from the coding sequence TTGACCCTTTTAGTTGTTAACACATTTGCGCAGGACTGTGTAGCCATAGCCCATGTTATATACGATGGCAATAACCTTTTCTACGCTGATAACGAAGCCAATTTCAAGTATAAACAACTGAGCAAAGAAGACGACGGTACGTTTAAAGTCTGCTTCACTCAGGAGCGTCTTGAAGGTTCCGACCGACAGGGTAGAGAAGACGTGCGCCAGTTGCGCTTCGGCTCTTTCTGCGCCGAAGGCAAGGACTCCTGTGCCTCGTACCTGAACGAAGGCAATGAACCCTTCCTCGCCGAACTGTTCCCCGAGTACAAGAACGGCGTCGACAGCCAACAGGTTTTCCAGGTCTGGCTCCAGATTAACCCCGACGGTACGTTGACCAAGACAACAACCAAGCCGGTCATTGTGGAACCGGCCAAGAAGACGATCCGTTTCCTCGCCCCGTGGAGCAATACGGGTGTGGTCATTATGCTGAACGGCAAGGCCGACTATACCACTCCGGTGGGTAGCCCCTACTGCGGTTGGTTCGAATATCGCGCCGTACTGACCCCCAAAGACGCCTACGTGTCATTCAAGCAAACCATCGGTGACTTGCATATCGGTGCCGAAGGCGCCTCCAAGGAAGAAATTCCCGTGGAACAGGAAATCAAGCTGGATTCCCTGCTGCAAATTTCCGACACCGTCTGGATTGTGGGTTCCAAGTACAGCGAACCGGAACTCTATACGGAATTCCCTGGCGAACTCGGCGACTGCCCCATCAAGAAGCTTCCGGTCATGATGTTCGACTGGCTGCACGGTCCAGGCTCCGACGAAGAAAACACCAAGGCCCAGGCCGGCACCACGAGTCAGGACTTCGGTACGGGTGGCTGTAAGAACGATAACGGCCACCAGGTCATGAGGAACATGGTCGAACGAGAACTGGGCCCCAACGGCGTTCCTGTTCCTGCTTCGAATTTCCCGAGCAACTGTAAGACGACCGAACACCTCGGCAACTGGTTCTTGCCCGAAGTCGTAGCAACCGACGCCGCCGGCAATAGCTACACTAACGCCACCTGCCGCGACCTCGAACTCTCGCTCACTGACGACGGTTTCTGGTTTGGCCAGAAGAACAAGGAAAGCCCCGAAAAGGGTCTGTTCTTCCTGGATGACTTCCAGTTCCTCGACGAAGCTGGCACTGTCCCGAACCCCATGTACGACAGCATCCTGGGCGATTCGACTATCGGTCGCCACAACTACGGCTTTACCATGAAGATCCAGGCCACCTTCGAATACGTGCCTGGCCAGTACTTTGAATTCCTGGGTGACGACGACGTGTGGGTGTTCATCAACAACAAGCTGGTGGTGGACATCGGCGGTCAGCACACGCAGATCGAAGGCAAGGTCAAGCTCGATACCATCGGCAAGAACAATCCTGCAGACAAGTTAATTCCGGGCGAAACGTATTCCTTCCACATCTTCTACGCCGAACGTCACCGCAACGAATCGAATTTCAAGATGCGCACTTCCATGGACTTGAAGGCCGAAGCCAGCATGTTCCTCACCGACCTTTCGGACGACCCGAAGTTGATTATCAAGGAAGTGTGGCAGATCGTGCGCGAAACGGTTCTCGCTTGCGACTTCTCCACGAGCCCCGAAAAGCAGCACACCGAACGCGGTCCGTCTAACTTTACCCTTTACGGCAAGAGCCTCGACAAGAACGGTATCGCCCTCAAGACGCTTGATTCCGCCTACTACAGCGGCATCACGGTGAGCGATGACTTTACCAAGATTACCATCGATACCAAGGCTATCACCAAGGCCCAGGCCCTGCCGCCGGGAAACTATTACGTCCGCGTGCGCCTCAAGAGCAACCCGGATGACTACAAGGATATTCCGTTTACCATCGAACCTTACGAACTGCCGAACCTCGCGTTTGCAAGCGTCAAGGATTCCACCTACTTTATCGTAGACTTCGATACGCAAGATACGATTAATTTCACGGAATACTGGAGCGCCTTCGGTAACGAAGTCAGCCGCGACGTGTCGAGCGATTCCCTGCCCATCAACTTGGACAAGACCGAAAAGATGTGGGCTGGCCGCTCTTACCCCGTGCACATCATGTATGCCGAAGAATGGGCCTCCATCTATAGCGGCATCGCGGTGCAAGTCAAGGCCTCGACTCCGAACCTGACCATTTGCGATTCGACGGGCAAGCCCATTACCGAAATCGTGTTGATGGAAGGCCGCGCAAGCTTCTACGTGAAGGCCACCGACGAAGTGGTCGACGGCGTGCTTACCTTGACTACGGCCGGCGCCAAGAACAAGGAAATTCACTGGACCAAGATCAATATTGCAGTACCGCCGGTACCGCAGATCGAAGCCGCCTACATTTACGACCGCACCGGTGACGGACGCGCCGACAGCATTTGGATCAAGCTGAACAAGGCGATTGACAACCGCACGGTCATCGACTCGGTCAAGTATATCTTCCAGGAAGAAAACGAAGACTACAAGAAGACCAAGGTTGCCTACAAGATCAGCAATTACAAGGTCGGCGATATTTCCATTTCGCTTTCCGCTGAAGGCTCTAGCTTCGAACCGTCTATCTTTACTGGCCGCAGGACGAACAATAGCGACTTGTTCAGCCTGGTCAACATCTGGTACACCTATACCGGCGACGACGGCAAGCCCGCCATATTCCCGGTAGACGGCTCGCTCACCGACAAGGTTGGCCCTGTCATTGTCGCTGCCGAAGTCAAGTACCTGAAGGACGGCAACACCCAGCTTGCTCTTGAATTCAGCGAAGGCATTAACGGCACCGACGCGAACACCGAATTCTTCCGCTTCCACTGCTGGAAAAACAACGTGCAAGACAGCGCCGTCAAGAGCGCAAGCGATATCTTGACCACTCCCGAAAACGAATGGAAGCTGATTTTCCCGAAGGGCCTCGATACCGACGTGGTGCCTGCCGTGGGCGACTCCGTGCGCTTTATGCCGCCGTCCCAGCTCGGTATGGCGCTTGACCTCGTAGACGTTGGCCCGCATGAACTGAACCCCTGGATTCGCATTACCGGCGAACAGAAGGTGACCGTGACCAGCCCGAAGGTGGTAAGCCTCTCGACGGAATCCGAAACCTTCGACAGCGCCCGCGCCATTATCCGGAGCGAAGAAGCGACCGTGCCCAAGCTGGTGGGTGGCGAAACTGTGCTGACCGCCGAACAGGTGGCCGCCGAATACGGCACGCAGGGCCATTACCTGGGGGACCTCGACATGGCTGAACTCGTGGAAAACGAAATCGCCGAAATCGTGAAGGCCGTCCAGAATCCGGACAACGGCAAGCTCGTCAACAAGGACGAAGCCAAGGCCGCCGAAAAGGAAGGTGTCATCCCGCGCACCTACACCATCGAAGAAGTCATTGCCAAGGTGGAATCCGGCGAAATGTCGATCAAGGATGCCCAGAAGAAGTTCGACCTGAACCCGGTCATCGTAGATGCTTACGAAAACGGCCTGTTGAACAAGGAAAACTTGAAGAACTACCAGAGCGGCACTCCGGCCGATGTCCAGAAGATCGTAAGCTCTGTTGCCGACAAGACCGAACTGCGCTACGAATCGATCTACTATTCGAGCCTGGGTCACTACGTGAACAGCCATTCGGGCACCATTACCTGCAACGACGACATCTTCAAGGCCAACGGTTCCAAGAACTGCCTCGAAAACAACGGCAGACTCTTCTTGGCCTGGAATATGCGTTCGGATAGCGGTCGCCTGGCGGCAACGGGTGTCTACATCGCCCGCCTCAAGTTCCGTATCAAGGTGAACACCAAGGTCATTACCGACCGCACCCAGGACTTCCTGTGGGGTGTGCGCCGCGGCCAGGTGAACGCCATCGACCTCGGAATTTAG